A single genomic interval of Daucus carota subsp. sativus chromosome 1, DH1 v3.0, whole genome shotgun sequence harbors:
- the LOC108209306 gene encoding importin subunit alpha-2-like isoform X2 translates to MMEWNPSLRITRNRPDMLHRYNPNFYADPPAIAQLLEFSVKRKKDTFRHLIRKIKKGFHNGQMEKIGKCTNELGKMIREDPRLTQYLDVNFLQLLAELLKCEQYSDLQVHAATIFKPVVTFSLTRKDVKDLVVMIEHIIPIVVRLICFGVYLVRVESPVTSLIIEDSTSFNVLHAASATLLVVCEEHPNISPEKLKLTLPALMKLIESNILMLLTSGSWGLAFLCDGRGEMIVEDKYLECLITRLVDLMNAEERVMILSALHAMGSVVKWGSDDVIEIIIKEDGALLIFLVLLEEDDLYIVKQTCWILSNITARKEKHIRAIIDGVPEGKLIDPLVKIMLNCNLNDVRKEAAWAISNAMCGVGIDQIECLRNSCSNIIWADLLNSFSSDRLFVLVTLEGLLNIRVAEVTWMGNPVDAVTLHSFFESILEGIDHRDSFIVSEFFNESDGWTVSGHSLIPEFLMSNDYALNFKFEDQRCSNMFIDYNGSMEFC, encoded by the exons ATGATGGAATGGAATCCATCTCTGAGGATAACAAGGAATCGGCCTGATATGCTCCACAGATATAATCCCAATTTCTATGCTGATCCTCCCGCCATCGCCCAACTACTTGAATTCTCTGTCAAGAGAAAG aaaGACACATTTCGTCACTTAATTCGTAAAATCAAGAAGGGATTCCATAATGGCCAGATGGAGAAGATTGGAAAGTGCACAAACGAGTTGGGAAAAATGATTAGAGAAG ATCCGAGGCTGACTCAATATCTTGATGTGAATTTCCTTCAACTCCTCGCTGAGTTGCTTAAGTGTGAACAATATTCAGACCTCCAG GTACACGCTGCCACCATCTTTAAACCGGTAGTTACCTTTTCCCTCACCAGGAAGGATGTTAAGGATCTCGTTGTTATGATTGAACATATAATTCCAATTGTTGTCAGACTTATATGCTTTGGAGTTTATCTGGTGCGGGTGGAG TCCCCAGTGACATCTTTGATTATTGAGGATTCTACTAGTTTTAATGTGTTACATGCCGCCTCTGCGACTTTGCTAGTTGTTTGTGAGGAACATCCAAATATTTCTCCTGAAAAG TTGAAGTTGACCCTTCCGGCTTTGATGAAGCTTATCGAGTCTAATATATTGATGTTACTGACATCTGGAAGTTGGGGACTTGCATTTTTGTGCGATGGACGGGGAGAGATGATAGTTGAAGATAAATACCTTGAATGTCTCATAACTCGTCTTGTTGATCTCATGAA TGCTGAAGAACGTGTTATGATCCTCTCGGCACTTCATGCAATGGGAAGTGTTGTGAAATGGGGTAGTGATGACGTTATTGAG ATTATAATCAAGGAGGACGGTGCACTGCTCATCTTTTTAGTCTTGTTAGAAGAAGATGATTTGTACATTGTGAAACAAACTTGTTGGATACTTTCAAACATTActgcaagaaaagaaaaacatataCGG GCTATAATTGATGGTGTCCCAGAAGGCAAGTTAATTGACCCCCTTGTCAAAATTATGCTTAATTGCAATTTGAATGATGTAAGAAAGGAGGCGGCTTGGGCAATTTCTAATGCTATGTGTGGTGTTGGTATTGATCAGATTGA ATGCTTGAGGAATAGCTGCTCTAATATCATTTGGGCTGATCTGTTGAATTCATTCTCCAGTGATAGATTATTTGTCTTGGTTACTTTAGAAGGTTTACTCAATATTAGAGTAGCGGAAGTCACTTGGATGGGGAACCCAGTTGATGCTGTGACGTTGCACTCGTTTTTTGAAAGCATACTCGAAGGCATAGATCATAGGGATTCCTTTATTGTATCTGAGTTCTTCAATGAGAGTGATGGGTGGACTGTATCTGGGCATTCCTTAATTCCTGAATTCCTCATGTCCAACGACTATGCTCTAAACTTTAAGTTTGAAGATCAGCGGTGTTCGAACATGTTTATAGATTATAATGGTTCGATGGAATTTTGTTAG
- the LOC108204709 gene encoding protein ROOT HAIR DEFECTIVE 3-like isoform X2, with protein MLQMHKRFNITYDDHLQFMMQLVSPRTTTLMFVIRDKTRLLENLAPVLREDIQKLRYAILFPSNKPTRKPYYVEFVGFSSYEEKEDPFVDQGAGGQAEYAVEKETLTVARPPENSAAALPIACLTAL; from the exons AT GTTGCAAATGCATAAAAGGTTCAACATAACTTATGATGACCATTTACAGTTCATGATGCAATTAGTCAGTCCTCGTACAACAACTTTAATGTTTGTCATACGTGATAAGACACGG CTTCTGGAAAATTTGGCTCCTGTTTTAAGGGAAGATATACAGAAGTTAAG ATATGCGATTCTGTTCCCAAGCAACAAGCCCACAAGGAAACCTTACTAT GTTGAATTTGTGGGTTTTTCTAGTTACGAAGAGAAGGAAGATCCATTTGTAGATCAG GGTGCTGGTGGACAAGCCGAGTATGCTGTGGAAAAAGAAACTTTGACTGTTGCAAGGCCACCTGAAAATTCAGCTGCTGCTTTACCTATTGCTTGTCTTACAGCTCTCTAG
- the LOC108204709 gene encoding protein ROOT HAIR DEFECTIVE 3-like isoform X5, giving the protein MMQLVSPRTTTLMFVIRDKTRLLENLAPVLREDIQKLRYAILFPSNKPTRKPYYVEFVGFSSYEEKEDPFVDQGAGGQAEYAVEKETLTVARPPENSAAALPIACLTAL; this is encoded by the exons ATGATGCAATTAGTCAGTCCTCGTACAACAACTTTAATGTTTGTCATACGTGATAAGACACGG CTTCTGGAAAATTTGGCTCCTGTTTTAAGGGAAGATATACAGAAGTTAAG ATATGCGATTCTGTTCCCAAGCAACAAGCCCACAAGGAAACCTTACTAT GTTGAATTTGTGGGTTTTTCTAGTTACGAAGAGAAGGAAGATCCATTTGTAGATCAG GGTGCTGGTGGACAAGCCGAGTATGCTGTGGAAAAAGAAACTTTGACTGTTGCAAGGCCACCTGAAAATTCAGCTGCTGCTTTACCTATTGCTTGTCTTACAGCTCTCTAG
- the LOC108204709 gene encoding protein ROOT HAIR DEFECTIVE 3-like isoform X4 has product MMQLVSPRTTTLMFVIRDKTRSFNVSMLEASGKFGSCFKGRYTEVKICDSVPKQQAHKETLLCEFVNVEFVGFSSYEEKEDPFVDQGAGGQAEYAVEKETLTVARPPENSAAALPIACLTAL; this is encoded by the exons ATGATGCAATTAGTCAGTCCTCGTACAACAACTTTAATGTTTGTCATACGTGATAAGACACGG AGTTTTAATGTTTCAATGCTTGAAGCTTCTGGAAAATTTGGCTCCTGTTTTAAGGGAAGATATACAGAAGTTAAG ATATGCGATTCTGTTCCCAAGCAACAAGCCCACAAGGAAACCTTACTATGTGAGTTTGTAAAT GTTGAATTTGTGGGTTTTTCTAGTTACGAAGAGAAGGAAGATCCATTTGTAGATCAG GGTGCTGGTGGACAAGCCGAGTATGCTGTGGAAAAAGAAACTTTGACTGTTGCAAGGCCACCTGAAAATTCAGCTGCTGCTTTACCTATTGCTTGTCTTACAGCTCTCTAG
- the LOC108209306 gene encoding importin subunit alpha-2-like isoform X1 has product MMEWNPSLRITRNRPDMLHRYNPNFYADPPAIAQLLEFSVKRKKDTFRHLIRKIKKGFHNGQMEKIGKCTNELGKMIREDPRLTQYLDVNFLQLLAELLKCEQYSDLQVHAATIFKPVVTFSLTRKDVKDLVVMIEHIIPIVVRLICFGVYLVRVEALWLLRTLVSVISKYEVEEILSPVTSLIIEDSTSFNVLHAASATLLVVCEEHPNISPEKLKLTLPALMKLIESNILMLLTSGSWGLAFLCDGRGEMIVEDKYLECLITRLVDLMNAEERVMILSALHAMGSVVKWGSDDVIEIIIKEDGALLIFLVLLEEDDLYIVKQTCWILSNITARKEKHIRAIIDGVPEGKLIDPLVKIMLNCNLNDVRKEAAWAISNAMCGVGIDQIECLRNSCSNIIWADLLNSFSSDRLFVLVTLEGLLNIRVAEVTWMGNPVDAVTLHSFFESILEGIDHRDSFIVSEFFNESDGWTVSGHSLIPEFLMSNDYALNFKFEDQRCSNMFIDYNGSMEFC; this is encoded by the exons ATGATGGAATGGAATCCATCTCTGAGGATAACAAGGAATCGGCCTGATATGCTCCACAGATATAATCCCAATTTCTATGCTGATCCTCCCGCCATCGCCCAACTACTTGAATTCTCTGTCAAGAGAAAG aaaGACACATTTCGTCACTTAATTCGTAAAATCAAGAAGGGATTCCATAATGGCCAGATGGAGAAGATTGGAAAGTGCACAAACGAGTTGGGAAAAATGATTAGAGAAG ATCCGAGGCTGACTCAATATCTTGATGTGAATTTCCTTCAACTCCTCGCTGAGTTGCTTAAGTGTGAACAATATTCAGACCTCCAG GTACACGCTGCCACCATCTTTAAACCGGTAGTTACCTTTTCCCTCACCAGGAAGGATGTTAAGGATCTCGTTGTTATGATTGAACATATAATTCCAATTGTTGTCAGACTTATATGCTTTGGAGTTTATCTGGTGCGGGTGGAG GCTCTTTGGTTATTGCGCACTCTTGTTTctgtaatttcaaaatatgaaGTTGAAGAAATTTTATCCCCAGTGACATCTTTGATTATTGAGGATTCTACTAGTTTTAATGTGTTACATGCCGCCTCTGCGACTTTGCTAGTTGTTTGTGAGGAACATCCAAATATTTCTCCTGAAAAG TTGAAGTTGACCCTTCCGGCTTTGATGAAGCTTATCGAGTCTAATATATTGATGTTACTGACATCTGGAAGTTGGGGACTTGCATTTTTGTGCGATGGACGGGGAGAGATGATAGTTGAAGATAAATACCTTGAATGTCTCATAACTCGTCTTGTTGATCTCATGAA TGCTGAAGAACGTGTTATGATCCTCTCGGCACTTCATGCAATGGGAAGTGTTGTGAAATGGGGTAGTGATGACGTTATTGAG ATTATAATCAAGGAGGACGGTGCACTGCTCATCTTTTTAGTCTTGTTAGAAGAAGATGATTTGTACATTGTGAAACAAACTTGTTGGATACTTTCAAACATTActgcaagaaaagaaaaacatataCGG GCTATAATTGATGGTGTCCCAGAAGGCAAGTTAATTGACCCCCTTGTCAAAATTATGCTTAATTGCAATTTGAATGATGTAAGAAAGGAGGCGGCTTGGGCAATTTCTAATGCTATGTGTGGTGTTGGTATTGATCAGATTGA ATGCTTGAGGAATAGCTGCTCTAATATCATTTGGGCTGATCTGTTGAATTCATTCTCCAGTGATAGATTATTTGTCTTGGTTACTTTAGAAGGTTTACTCAATATTAGAGTAGCGGAAGTCACTTGGATGGGGAACCCAGTTGATGCTGTGACGTTGCACTCGTTTTTTGAAAGCATACTCGAAGGCATAGATCATAGGGATTCCTTTATTGTATCTGAGTTCTTCAATGAGAGTGATGGGTGGACTGTATCTGGGCATTCCTTAATTCCTGAATTCCTCATGTCCAACGACTATGCTCTAAACTTTAAGTTTGAAGATCAGCGGTGTTCGAACATGTTTATAGATTATAATGGTTCGATGGAATTTTGTTAG
- the LOC108204709 gene encoding protein ROOT HAIR DEFECTIVE 3-like isoform X1, protein MLQMHKRFNITYDDHLQFMMQLVSPRTTTLMFVIRDKTRSFNVSMLEASGKFGSCFKGRYTEVKICDSVPKQQAHKETLLCEFVNVEFVGFSSYEEKEDPFVDQGAGGQAEYAVEKETLTVARPPENSAAALPIACLTAL, encoded by the exons AT GTTGCAAATGCATAAAAGGTTCAACATAACTTATGATGACCATTTACAGTTCATGATGCAATTAGTCAGTCCTCGTACAACAACTTTAATGTTTGTCATACGTGATAAGACACGG AGTTTTAATGTTTCAATGCTTGAAGCTTCTGGAAAATTTGGCTCCTGTTTTAAGGGAAGATATACAGAAGTTAAG ATATGCGATTCTGTTCCCAAGCAACAAGCCCACAAGGAAACCTTACTATGTGAGTTTGTAAAT GTTGAATTTGTGGGTTTTTCTAGTTACGAAGAGAAGGAAGATCCATTTGTAGATCAG GGTGCTGGTGGACAAGCCGAGTATGCTGTGGAAAAAGAAACTTTGACTGTTGCAAGGCCACCTGAAAATTCAGCTGCTGCTTTACCTATTGCTTGTCTTACAGCTCTCTAG
- the LOC108204709 gene encoding protein ROOT HAIR DEFECTIVE 3-like isoform X6 has product MFQCLKLLENLAPVLREDIQKLRYAILFPSNKPTRKPYYVEFVGFSSYEEKEDPFVDQGAGGQAEYAVEKETLTVARPPENSAAALPIACLTAL; this is encoded by the exons ATGTTTCAATGCTTGAAGCTTCTGGAAAATTTGGCTCCTGTTTTAAGGGAAGATATACAGAAGTTAAG ATATGCGATTCTGTTCCCAAGCAACAAGCCCACAAGGAAACCTTACTAT GTTGAATTTGTGGGTTTTTCTAGTTACGAAGAGAAGGAAGATCCATTTGTAGATCAG GGTGCTGGTGGACAAGCCGAGTATGCTGTGGAAAAAGAAACTTTGACTGTTGCAAGGCCACCTGAAAATTCAGCTGCTGCTTTACCTATTGCTTGTCTTACAGCTCTCTAG
- the LOC108204709 gene encoding protein ROOT HAIR DEFECTIVE 3-like isoform X3 — protein sequence MHKRFNITYDDHLQFMMQLVSPRTTTLMFVIRDKTRLLENLAPVLREDIQKLRYAILFPSNKPTRKPYYVEFVGFSSYEEKEDPFVDQGAGGQAEYAVEKETLTVARPPENSAAALPIACLTAL from the exons ATGCATAAAAGGTTCAACATAACTTATGATGACCATTTACAGTTCATGATGCAATTAGTCAGTCCTCGTACAACAACTTTAATGTTTGTCATACGTGATAAGACACGG CTTCTGGAAAATTTGGCTCCTGTTTTAAGGGAAGATATACAGAAGTTAAG ATATGCGATTCTGTTCCCAAGCAACAAGCCCACAAGGAAACCTTACTAT GTTGAATTTGTGGGTTTTTCTAGTTACGAAGAGAAGGAAGATCCATTTGTAGATCAG GGTGCTGGTGGACAAGCCGAGTATGCTGTGGAAAAAGAAACTTTGACTGTTGCAAGGCCACCTGAAAATTCAGCTGCTGCTTTACCTATTGCTTGTCTTACAGCTCTCTAG